Proteins from a single region of Argopecten irradians isolate NY chromosome 7, Ai_NY, whole genome shotgun sequence:
- the LOC138326954 gene encoding uncharacterized protein — protein sequence MGCKFTKVRNPRSRDEDEKMSEIISKSSSFTDSKKDLECHISPATRDIVEKCHQALSAATLTDDDVISLTMYPPTSMDEYSDVQSMDLESEMDTLYHREDSDDLRQDGLGSECSSITGKGRGSITLSSKMYNFFRGGMRSKQNSQDEASRDIDTATGYEDDVSSSGWERSPTPTRQDMKKNILQRTNSRLCDLSQMVASKRGIREYEALALIHDIMDKSETSDLDIEDDGRSSSSSSSSEDSICPPQRNFRVLARPNAARGTRTIANATQDLADMANRIVEFEAEVENLIDKHAVATRDYRNRQLRPLGARGPRLPSFSLQFQEANTSSGAAMENGSRYSKHFANAVTRPQLTVQGLSTTDDRLVQWMVSQQRRDSERR from the exons ATGGGCTGCAAGTTTACTAAAGTTAGAAATCCGAGGTCACGAgatgaagacgagaaaatgtCGGAGATTATCAGCAAGAGTTCAAGTTTCACAGACTCTAAGAAAGATCTGGAATGTCACATTTCACCAGCTACGAGAGACATTGTAGAAAAGTGTCACCAAGCTCTGTCCGCGGCAACTCTGACGGACGATGACGTGATAAGTCTAACCATGTACCCACCAACTTCCATGGACGAATATTCGGATGTACAGAGCATGGACCTCGAAAGTGAAATGGACACCCTATATCATCGTGAGGATTCAGATGATTTAAGGCAAGATGGACTCGGGAGCGAATGTTCATCGATAACAGGAAAAGGTCGGGGTTCCATTACCCTCTCATCAAAAATGTACAACTTCTTCCGAGGGGGAATGCGGAGCAAACAAAACAGCCAAGACGAAGCGTCAAGAGATATTGACACCGCGACAGGATATGAAGATGATGTGTCATCGAGTGGATGGGAAAGATCGCCAACCCCTACACGCCAAGACATGAAGAAAAACATCCTTCAGAGAACAAACAGTAGGCTATGTGACTTGTCACAGATGGTAGCCTCTAAGCGAGGGATCCGTGAGTATGAAGCTCTAGCATTGATTCACGACATTATGGATAAAAGTGAGACGTCTGATCTCGACATAGAAGACGATGGAAGGTCTTCTTCCTCCTCATCCAGCAGTGAGGATTCCATTTGTCCCCCTCAGCGCAACTTCCGGGTTTTAGCCAGACCCAATGCCGCAAGAGGAACCAGGACCATCGCCAACGCGACTCAAGATCTGGCGGATATGGCCAACCGTATCGTAGAATTTGAAGCAGAAGTCGAGAACCTTATTGACAAGCATGCAGTGGCTACCAGAGATTACCGAAACAGGCAACTTCGACCACTG GGAGCACGTGGGCCCCGTCTGCCGTCCTTCAGCCTCCAGTTCCAGGAAGCGAACACGAGTTCCGGTGCCGCCATGGAAAACGGAAGTAGGTACAGCAAACATTTTGCCAATGCCGTGACCCGTCCTCAACTGACAGTTCAGGGACTCTCAACAACAGATGACCGACTTGTACAGTGGATGGTCAGTCAGCAGAGGAGGGACTCCGAACGGCGGTAA